AGTCGTGCGGGTCGCACTCGCCGCGCGCAGTGCGCGCGGCAAGGTCGTGGGCCACCGTACCTTCGGCGGCCTCGGGGCTCGACCGCCGTGGTGCATCGAGCGTCAAGCCGACCGCAGCGCTGCACTTGACCCATCTGTGCGCAGCGCTGGGTGGAT
The sequence above is a segment of the Deltaproteobacteria bacterium genome. Coding sequences within it:
- a CDS encoding DUF2800 domain-containing protein, translated to MTAHAKYPPSAAHRWVKCSAAVGLTLDAPRRSSPEAAEGTVAHDLAARTARGECDPHD